The following DNA comes from Cucumis sativus cultivar 9930 chromosome 7, Cucumber_9930_V3, whole genome shotgun sequence.
AAAACCACTGTCCTAGCCCTCCTAATGTCTCTACTGCAACTATCAGCTTGTACTCCCAAGTCCTCCACATTCTTCATGAACTGCcccaatttcttcttcatctcttccacCCCAAGCTTCACAGCTTCCTCCTCAATGGCAAAATCTGCCTTCTTCAGAAGTGATTCTATCTCCATTGTCAATTTATCAATAAGCACTCTAATATTATCCATATCTTTAATAGCTAAATATGTTCCCACTTGCATTGAGCTTACCACTTCCTTCTGTCCTTTCAAAGCAGCCTCGTAGTTCTTCCACAACGAATCAATCCATTTCCCCACTGATCCCACTGGAATCGATGCTGCTGCTGCCATTGCCGCGGCAACTGGTGGAGCTGCCATGGCAGCTGCCACAATTGAACATATCAACACAGTCGCAAATGTAGCTATAAAGATCATGCTAGACACCTTCCTCCAAGTGCTCATGGATTTGAGTTTCTTGTCAAGTTTGTTCTTCCTTATTACTAGTTTCTCCAACATTCCAATCTGATGCCTATAAACAGCATTGAATATTTGGAAAAACTCATTTGTAAATGGATCACCAGCAGCCTTGAAATTCTTTAACTCTTGTAGAGTTCTAACATATCCATTCCCATCTACCATTTTAACTTCCTCCTCAAATCGTTCAATCGCCATTACAATCAAAAGATGGCTATCACGAGCTTTTTTCAAACACTTGTCTAATTCTGTACAGAAATCTAAAGACTGCAAACTATTCTCAAAATACTCCTCAACTAATTCAAACAACTCTTGATTCTTCCATATATCTTTCTTACAAGACAAAATAACTTTCACAACTTCTTGATTCATTTCTAATAAACATTCTGTGATTTCTTTGAGAGAATCAAAGGAAAGTGCTCTAACCTCAACGCCAACAGCAATTGTATTGATTGCTTGATGAGTACGAGCTTGAAGCGTGGAATCAAACGATTGTAGATCGGCGTCAGCTTTACAAGCCGCCTCATAAGAACTCAGCTCCGTGGTGTAAGCCAAATTTGGGGATAAATTAATGGAAGAGACTGAAGATTTTTTGCTAAAATGGGCTCCCATTACTTCGAATTTTCAGTGAAACAAAACGAAATTCTTCAGATTCTACAACCTGGGTTATTcctgaaaattgaagaagaagactaaAAGCTCTTGAATCGAGAGAGGgtttgaagtaaaaaatattggaaatGTTCAAAAGGGGtttgagaaaaatgagaaagcaACAAAACCCAGAAAGGGACTGGTGGAGAAATACAAAAGTGTGGGGTTAAGGTTAAATAGAAAGGGAAGAGAGGAGAACTAGAAGCAATGATGAAGAAGCTTGAAGAAGAGAATTATGAAACTGTGGAGTAAATTGAATTTGGAATGAGAGAATTTAGGAAATTAGCTTGCACGTTTGAGAGAAAACTCAAAAGTATTGGGTGAGGAAAACGCGGAAACtgaatttttattgtttatctATAAGGAAAGTGTTTCTTAGCAAGTTAATACTTGGAAAgtttaaagagagagagagagagagagagagaattgtgaggcaagaaaataaaaatggggGAGGCACAAACTTGGGCTTAAAGATGGAGAAGAGAAGGCAATTTAGTTATTACGAGGAGGAGTCCATCTTTCGGTCCCACCACAATTACCTTTTTCAAACCACCAAtctcaaaacaaatttaaattctaatcataattatgcttttttcttttcttttcttttctttattgtagttttttacttttggagatgtttaattaaaatggtaGTTTTTGTGAATTGAACAAAAAGTCTCATAGTTCAAtcctaaaaataaattcatccacatatatatatgttaatctAAGGATTCCAATCAACCAATATCTTaacatctttttataaatgtttgtaaattttaaaaaaattatatatttaattcaacCTGGATTCACCGTGACAAAATCTTCGTAACTTAGAATGAGCTTAGCttaattgtaattttaaaaatatttgtgatTTCGATGTAGCCTAtgtatttacaattttgtaaCAAGTTAGTTTtagttgtaaaaaaaatcaacaaaattatatgttaatttttattattttatagtatagacctattgttttaaattacattttaggCAGTAGGAATTGGAAAAGGTGTAGAAgtaaatttagattaaaaaaaaaatggtataacCTTCATTGTTAAATTAGGGTTGAAGATTTGATCATAATCCACTCCCGAAAAAATTTagggaaatttttaaaaatagtaaattttacaaaatatttaccatctatagcaaaatttatgaatgatagttattgatatactagtttataaatattttaatttatttttttatttttaaaaatgccttgaaaattgagaagaagTTCACATAGTTTgtttaaaagttagaattgAATAGAGGCtcgtaaataatttttgataaaaatgtgATATATAGTTGTAACCAAtagttctaaaaaaaattaatgtttgtgAAATGGTAGAACCTGCTAACCTATTCAATATACtttagattttgttgtttaaaataatgatgtctattatatatactatGGATATATAGATATCCATTATCTCAAACATGTTATGTGTCTTATGATTGTAGATGTTTATTGTATAGCAAATACGGTATCTTAGTAGCCATCTAATgccaaattttatttgtcaaattgtCTATAAATAGTGGCATTTGATGGAGTTGTAAGTTGTACCTACATTGGATAGAATTCCATGAAAGAGGGAGAAAGtggaaaaaattcaatttttctaattttcttaatttctttatttatttcattatttcattatattatttatatattatattttattattttaatattatattttctcaatttcccTATTTCAGTGTACAAaagtttttggaaaaaaaaattgatttctatGGAGGATGTTATGGATAACTTTTAGGTTAAAGAGTAGAAGCAACacgaaaaagaagaaaaaaagtagtaataaaccaagaaaatgataataaatggACAAGTAGCTGGTCCATTAAAGTGAAATGGGCTTAAGAAAAATGAGTTATCGGGCTTTGGGCCTAAGAAAGCTCGATCAACCTCGACCAAGAATGGAGTCGAGATTGACTCTTTCCATTTGATGAATAAAGTGTATCACAGGCAATTTGGGCATAGAGAAGATGATAGTTCGAGTCAAAATCTCAAACCAATCTTCTCACCTCCTTGGCCTGAGCCAAGAACGACGTCAAGTTCAAgtcttaaaattaaacttgaagAATGGGTTATCTGAAATACATGATTCGAATCATTTAACTTGAGAGATAACCTAAATATGATTAGGAAACTCAAATAAATATGTCATAGTTAGAATTCCATTATAAGTACATTCATATCTCAAAGGAAGTAAGtccatattgcaaatatagggAATGTATGAAGGAATAATCTCATCACATgataattgaactaaaaagaCACGTAAATTCCTTGTAATGAAAATAAGTTTCATACTTTAACTTCTAATCAGACAAGCAACCTCTTGATGTAAATGTCATACATAttcatctctctctttatatatatatatatatatatcaaggTTAAAGtacttgttcttttttaagtaatgTATGAATTCATGCTTCAAACTTTAATAGACAGTCTACCTCTCAGCGCTGAAATGTCACATATATTCGCATTTCTCTTCATATAAATGTTGAGATTCAAATCAAAGACAACTTTATTTCTAAAGCTAATTCATTAACGTGGTACAAGTCACTTACTCTCTTGTGCAGTTTAACTACCAATATTTAATTCAATCTCTCAATTAGAATATTAGGTGGTGGGTTTagcacaacaaaataaatcccTTAGTTATATATACtcttcaaaaaaattgtttttattttcttacttcatttaaaacattgaCTACTAAATAATGAAAAGCATAGAAATGGAAGACTCAAATGGAAagatattcatattcatataaaaaaaatttggtctCTCCATCTAATTAAAgtccaaaatacaaatataaatgtaaGTTTAAGTACAAATGGAAAGATAGATACAATTTTTTGCATCCTTTagaaaaagacaagaaaagcGACTGAAGAAAGAATTGACCTCAGATTCTGCCGATCGATTCAGCAACGACAACAACGCCTGGTGGGGTTTCTGACTCTTTGACTTACAAGGTTGAATAGAATACGAACGACAAGGAAAGAGCTTAAGAAGAAGAACAGGTATTGCAAGGAAAATGAGAATAGTGGACTTTATATCTTATTTAAGAGAAAAACTAAGTTATCACCTAGAATTTCAATGAAATTAGAGATGAAAGGAATAGAGCGATGGAGTGAGCATCAACAAGATTGTGATTATAAAGAGTTTCTTTGGTTATGTATGATATTGAGCTCTTGATGGTATTTATAGGTGTTGTGCCACCTCATACGCTTGCTCATTGTTGACTACTAACTTGCTGATTTGACAACTACTAACCACTCTTatagttttgtatttttgtcaCTCGCTATTCTCAACGAGTGATTGATGCTTTGTCTGCTTCATATATTCAACGCATGTAAGTTTGCACGCCTTCTTCCAACTATAGCTCACTCCTCAGGTTGTACTTCTTCTATgttaataacattaaaaaacatgaaaattttataataaacatgttttatttttattttttcgttaCCATGTGATTGCAGAGCAAGTCTTTTATCACGAACTCTTACCTAATTCATCTTCCtcattctaaataaaatacaacgaaaacttgtatttctacaagttatcaaatataactttGATAACAACTTATGACGATAGTGCGTATATTTTTTGTTACTCCCGTATCATCtcaatacatttatttatgttagaGTAATAAGAAGTCACCTACTAGTGATATACAagggtaaaaataaaatataatttacaagATTTTATTAGAAACTTTTAATTCCCTCTCGATtgtctaattttaataatatgtctacttttcataaattttaaatttagaggATGAAGATTCaaaaaaatttttaaatcaaaattggtttaattaaatactaataatagttttcatgaatagaaaatgataaatgaatttattttcaaattttaaagtagGAATTCTAatctataataaaaattttggaaaagttCAACTACAAACTAAATGACAAGAACAAAGATCTATCAAGAGCATACCAACTAAATTAAAGATGTAAAAGTATATGGACTAAATTTGAACAAACTTCAACGTACATGcaccaaaatgatattttaacataACTTTttctacatatattttaactcTCTCGAAGGTGTGTATATGTTTGAAAAGCAGTTTTacgaaaatgaacaaataaagtaaatgGATGAGTGGTTTCAAGAGAAATTTTTgactaaaaatcaaaattaatcggagtttaattgataaaaagatataagTTTCTCATGTACTTTTtccaacaaaatcataaaaaatggtGTAGATTGATACCATAATCggaattaaattgatataatctcTTTAAAAGTTGggtataaattaatattccttttattttataaagtaaTGAGTGAAAGCAAAGCAACCTTCATTTAACTACACAATATGGGGATGTTAACGTCACCCCCGCCCAATTCCAAATCTATTTAAGTATTacataatatacattagaGTCTTACAcattcatatttcaaaattagacaAACTCCAAAATCATTTTGTATTACATTTCCTAAATCACACAACACATTTTAAACTCTAGGAGGCCATTTAATTTTGAACGGAGGAAATTGGAATAGATCGTTGAAGATTAAGTATGTCTAAAAGTAAGATCGTTGGAAATTAAGAATATCGGTATTTGGTTGTGTATGAGAATATTATTATGAAGgtatacaaataaattatttttttgaaactcTCAATccttcaaattctaaaaaaatcttggAATCAAGGTGTATGATTTAACTGCATCACATTTTATCATCTTTACTATGTGTTCTTTTGCCCTCGTAGACATGAACCTAAAATCATCTATCAAACAATTGTCAATTTTACTAATGAAAAAGCTTGCATGCGACAACTCTAAAGTTGTGTTCAAGTGCACAGTCATggtaaaaaatgtatttccaTAACATCCACAACCCACTGTTCTTATAAGAAGATGCTCTAACATACTACACTTACGGTCTTCTTGCAAACATTTTAAACTCAACAAACTCCAAATTTGATATCATAAttctaaattgaaagttgttCTTCACTGTTATTATGTAAAAACATTTTGAGAGAACtttgtttaacttttaaatataggttttccttcaaatcactgtaaaaaaaatttcttataaaacTTCATGATTCGAAGGAGAAGAAAACCTACATATTACATTCTATCACCATCGTTACCTACACTAAAATTCCAAAGAATTAATACTTACAAAGATAGACTTTGATCTTTATCTATCACAAAACTATTTGCCATAGTCTATATGGGATATATAGATATTACAAATCAactttaacaataaaaagaactttataaaataatatagagttgtctatattattttgaaattaagaataaacttcaactttgtctctatattattttgaaatcttcTTATTAggtaaattcaaatataatccATTTGCATAGAGAAATAATTGGTTGtgttacattttctttttttgacaaatatgtatttagtttccttttatttaagaaggagaaaaagataGGACgaatttttgtgatttttttttttttttgtcatggttatctttttttttctcgcacCATATTAATTAGCACAACTTTAACAACTTTCCAATATTGATTTGTGTAAAATAGAAagatgaaatgatttttttttcttttctaaaatgtaACTTAACGagttatatattcaaattgaaaatgtaatttaacGAGTTATATATCCAAATTAGTAAGTGGGAAAATGggagataaaacaaaatactatatttttacttcattctaaaccctaaacctttattttctaaagaaacttatggatttgatttaaaatcaaaacatattAAACCCTAGAAAGTTCacttcaaaaaatttcaaaaataccacaaagtattgaaaaaaatttgaaccaaCCTTGACAAATATTGGTGTGAATTTTTCGTAGAATGGATGAAAACAAAGAAGTAGATTAAGAAGGGAAGAATGGGGGCAAATAGATGAAGAGTAGACATCTTTTATCTTCTCTAACAAATCCTTGCAATTGagacttttattttctttaggtAGGATTACATGCatcaactcaaaattttgtttaaggaTTAAATCGTtacttttcaaagtttaaagattAATAGTGATTTTTAACCTAACAAAAATGAGATGCTCTATTTAACATATTTGATAACGATTTGGTGGACACTTTGAAGTATTTGTGCTTcacataacaaaataaacttaaggactttacaaactaaaataaatatatatgttgatgTTAAATTTTAGTCAAGGTAAAATGCACCAGACCCTCACGTAAATATTCAAAGTggaatttgtaatttgaaaaaagaagaacaacaaagaaaaaaggactCTCATAGCTAagtcaataaaataattatagcatATAGAAAAGTGAAGTCTAAGTTATCTTATACGAAGCCATAATGGTATATTTATAGGAAATTTGATGtatgatttatatttgttCATTTAGGACTTTGATATGAGTTTTCCGGCTAATCTTGGATAAGATAGGTTGTCTATAAAGTTGAATGGATCAGGATGTGTCAAGTAGAGAAGGGCAGTCTTGACCTCATTCAACTCGCTCATCCTTGGGTAAGGAGATTGGTTTGAACTTTCAATCTATACCACATCATTTTTCCACGGTCCAAATAAACCATATTATATGCTCTGATCTGATCTATGAATAGAGAAACTTGACCTTGGGCTCAACTGAGGGTCTTCTTCGAGCTATATCTCGATCTTAAAGTGCTACTTTGAGTCGGGGCATGCTTAAAATATGgctcaattttaattttggtacTACAAGAAATAAGACTTTTAATAGCGGTGTACGATGACCCATTTAAAATTGGgctattgaaaaaaaaggaaaagaaattaatattatattattttcacatTTCATCTTTCCTTTTCCCTCTCTCACGCACGCAGACGAAATACCCACACTCTTTCCTTTTCCCTCTCACGATTTCCATTCAACCCATCGCCGTCTCTCTATCGCTTTCTCTTCACGTCCATCTCTCAATCCATCATCGTCTCTCCATccatccttttctctctcacgATTTCCGTTCAAGCGTCTTCTATTTGTCCATTTCCTTTCAAGCGTCTTCTTGGCCAGTTCCTTATAGGTGTCTTGCCAATTAAACGTCGATGGACTTGGACTTGATCCCACCAAGCCCATGCATCCGATTTGAGCTTCAGCGCGACCATCTTAACCTTATTGTCTTCGACTGTCTCCATATACTCAAAGAAGCTCTCCTCCACATTTTTAAACCAATCAAGAAATGTTTCTACATCTAATTTGCCACTTAAATTTGGCAAATCAACCTTCATCTTGAAATCTTGCTGGAgattttctcttctccttaTTTCTCTGTATCGGGCAGGTTGCAAATGGTCTTCAAGATACTCCTCTATTTCGGCCCCTTCTGAAAACTGggttttaaaatctaaactcTCTCTGTCATCGGCCATGTCTTCTTTCTCTTGGGCGTGGCCGAAAGTGCTATTCTTCCTCTTCAGAAGCCTCCGTATCTTGAAGACCCATATTGGGTTCTTGTAGTCGACAGTCTCTAAGGTGGTTTCCACCTTGGTCGAACATTTCTAATGAACTCCGGTGATTTTTGCAGCCTGATTAGTCGAAATTTCAGGCGACAATGCATCGAAGTTCTTGGTGATTGTCGTTGTCGATTTTCTGTTGCTGGGGAAGTGCCGTCAATGCTACTTCAAGCTGGTGAGCAAGTTGTTCCATGTTGGTTTCAAGATTTCCCACTCGATTCATGAGTTATGCCATGCTTTCTTCAATGACCTTGACCAATGGTGTTGGTTTGGGCTTTTCAGTATGGGTTACCCTCTTTTTCTTAAGATTCATTACAACAAATATCCATTAAGAGATTTCATTAATCTATGTATATGACGtggattaaattattaatttaataaaaaaaatgaaagaaatttgagtgttctatattaattattgtctTTTTTCCCAACAAATGTAGAATTGTTGGAGaggaaattttgagaccattAAATGCCATAAATCTAACAATCTAAttctttacatatatatacattcatTGCATGAAGAAGATGAACGTTGAGATTTCTTAaacaaccatttttgtttttaaatcattatcCTATCATCCATTTATTATGGTCGTCTAAATTACAagatttttatgaaatttaccCTCTCTCTTACTTTGTATAGAAATATTAGAAGTCACGTGCTTAACTCGGGCCAATTTTAACTCTTAAGATAtcgtaataaataaatcagtCTTGGTCATAGTGTATATTCTCATTccaaatgtaaataattttaatgtcaTCTCTACAAAATTAAGTACCAAGATTTATATCAACATGCAATAAATAACAATGAGCAATAATTGAACATATCATGAGTTATACTTATGCTATTCAGTTTACTTTAATAActgatataaaaaattattgttttttcttttagaaaaagagtttatcacattacaaaatttatttatttgttcatttgagaaataaagGAACAAAAATGTTTGTCCGCCCATGACAAGCTAAATCAACAAAGTTAGAAAGTCTTACAACCATATCGTCTTGAAATGTCATCAAACATTATCTTACAAGTTAAGACCGTTTGCAAGTTGCAAACACATTTTGAGAACGTTCAATgtatctaatatatatatatataagttgcAAACATATGAGTGTAACCTAAGATACACTCATgtgttttctctttcttttcttttttaattaaaatgtgagtatgaaaatttagtttaaactttaagttaaaaataacatttaagaTGTTCCTAATGTAGTCAATACACTACTAGTTCATCactttacattattatttagcaaatttattgaaagcaataaactaaagttagacatacataaacaaaattaaacaaactttaaactataaaaaaaaaaaaaccaatgcTTTAACCTAAAACTTCAATATGTGCATACACATAAACGTATACATGGATAGACTTTGATAAGAAAGATAAGAATAAAAGTTAGagtgataaaatataaatggaaTCTACTAAAAAGatttagataaaattatttattatttaggctaaattatatataaaaatatacttttaaacttaaaaaaaagttgaaaaaatacgttaaaattttgttttaaaaatacctaACTCAATAAAAGAACTTTATTATGGCGATCACATTTTGTTCGAAATTTgttagttttgaaaagaattaatttcttaaaaaaaaaattatatagataTCCTATTTTTCTAATAGGAATTATGgtatttctcttaatttttcaatttttagtttacaCTAATTTTCTGAAGGATggaaataaaaagcaaaatttagattaaaacataaaatctaacaaattttcataaaataataaatcaacaaatatgtatttagttttcttttatttaagaaagagaaaaatattagaCATAAAACACAGttgtaaacaaaattataaaggaaagaaataaaatgttttatgaGGTTTTAAGCATGCATGCACAGTTGAAAAGTTGGGTAATGTCACGTAAACTTGTTGTTCGTCAAAAAGTTATTGAAAAGTCACAAAAATTCTTCGTCTATAAGATTCATATCCATTGAGATTTTCCAAAATAGCAACTCCCGTTGTTTAGCGcaaagaaaactaaaagattagttaatttttaatattttctatgtGTTTacctaatatttttattttgataaaattatgtaattgaagaataaaagagaATACATCCCTTTAACAATCAATCATAAAAGTGAACTGAAGATTTAATTTAGTGAAATAGACTAAAAATTTGGACATGTGTAGAGATGTTTAATAAGAAccttattataatttcattatCTCCTAACTTCATATTTcattacattatatatattgatacaTAAAACTCttattaattaagtaatttaaCCAAGCAGATTTATTTCAAACCGTTggatttcatatatttttgtagatattaatttattgttgaaCGTTAacttgtgtatttttcttcactaagtTTGAAGCTCCATTCCGCGTTTCCCTTccccaaatttcatttccaacTCCAAATCCAATTCGTCATCAAACCTAAAGACGTAAATACAATCACTAAACCAAATCCAATCGCGTTATTTGATCCAAAATTCCATTTCGCTTTCAATTCTTCATACTCATCCATAACCCCCATTGATCGGTTCTTCGTCATCGTTTCCATCtgatttattttctgtttttcgtTCAAGAATTCTCCAACGATCCCCAAACTCGGTTTCAGAACCCCATTCATCCACTCATCCGCCGCCTCTTCTCCGCTCTTTTCAAACACCGCCGTTGCGTCGATCCTGTGGAGTCCCCAACCGATCTCATCTCTCAGCCGGTGGATCTTTCCGAATTGACGGAGCGCCAGTCTACAGGTGTTTTCCTTAATTTCATGAATCCCCGATTTCAGTAGATCATTCTTGTAAGTTTCTTCTTCGTTGTTCTTCTCTGCTTTGAAGTAACTATCTAGCTCTGGAGCGCCGATTGCGCGGCGGATTCCGCGGCTGTAGTCAGCACCAGGAACGAACATCTCACGAACTTCTTCCACTAACCCTAACTCCACCATTTGATCCACTCGTTTCGCGATGTACTTGTACAGAACAGGCAGAGCAACATCGGTCCACAGGAAACAACAATCGAACCGCGACCGAAAATCAGTAATCGGATTCTCAACTAGTGCCTCGATGTAGTTGTTTGATCCTCCGACGACGATTGGAAGACATCCGCGACTGATAACGTCGGCGATTGCGTCTTCGACGAGACTGCAGAACTCTCCGGCAGTTAAATCAGCGTCTGGATCGTGGATTACGCCGAGGAGATGGTGAGGAACGCCGCGACGATCGGATTGGTTGATCTTGTTGGTGATTATGTCGAGGCCTTTATAGAACTGAATCTTGTCGGAATTGATGATCTCGGATGGGAAGAAAGTGGCTAAGTCGACGGAGAGTTTTGATTTTCCGGTAGCTGTAGAGCCCATAACGAACACGATTTTGTGCTTCTTGTTGCTAAGATACTCAACACCGTTGTCCTTCATGTTGTTGATTTTGCCTTAAATATTcactaaataacaaaattggaacacatcaaaaaaatatataattcattcataaacttagttttaaagaataaaaggtataattaaaaacttagTTACAATCTATTAATACTAACACTTAGGTGCAACCTATGCTCATGTGTTATGTATAAAGCTTATGGCATTACCATTTGtgattgaaatataatttaaataatctaCACAAGCATGAGTTTAActtcatacaaatttaaatatttttcttattatattacacatttagtttatgaaaaaaattaatgaatttaattattatatcaaatgttgtattttattaatacTTAGCTTCTGAACTTTTCACCAAgtctaaatttgttttaaaatacaaagtttccaaatcaatttttgtttaatctaTTCGTGATAccaaaatatgaattaaaaacaattctaAAATGTTAATGAAAATAGCATAGTTGTTAGAgcaatatattgttttaaatctCTAACtcacattttctttcacaaaatttgtaaatttgagCCTTACAAGAAtacattaataatttatttttaataaagaaaataggtTTAGTAAATTAGTTTAGTTTCTCACccaaacaataaacaaataatgatAGATATTTTAGTACAACCGCTACGTGAATAAAACCTAACGCATATCAATAGCATCCAAAACAATAGTAGATTTTCCTTGACGTTTAAAACATCAAGGAAAATAGTATTTCACTTGgcgtttaaaaaacgtcaagaatgtcaaatttatataaaaataaaaataaaaattgacgttttaaaaacgttaagaatttaatagatattaCTTAACGTTTTTAACACGTCAAGGATAAATACATATTACTTGACGccttgacgtttaaaaaacgtcaataAAGCTTAAAATTGGCA
Coding sequences within:
- the LOC101217223 gene encoding adenylate isopentenyltransferase 5, chloroplastic; translation: MKDNGVEYLSNKKHKIVFVMGSTATGKSKLSVDLATFFPSEIINSDKIQFYKGLDIITNKINQSDRRGVPHHLLGVIHDPDADLTAGEFCSLVEDAIADVISRGCLPIVVGGSNNYIEALVENPITDFRSRFDCCFLWTDVALPVLYKYIAKRVDQMVELGLVEEVREMFVPGADYSRGIRRAIGAPELDSYFKAEKNNEEETYKNDLLKSGIHEIKENTCRLALRQFGKIHRLRDEIGWGLHRIDATAVFEKSGEEAADEWMNGVLKPSLGIVGEFLNEKQKINQMETMTKNRSMGVMDEYEELKAKWNFGSNNAIGFGLVIVFTSLGLMTNWIWSWK
- the LOC101213854 gene encoding UPF0496 protein At4g34320 gives rise to the protein MGAHFSKKSSVSSINLSPNLAYTTELSSYEAACKADADLQSFDSTLQARTHQAINTIAVGVEVRALSFDSLKEITECLLEMNQEVVKVILSCKKDIWKNQELFELVEEYFENSLQSLDFCTELDKCLKKARDSHLLIVMAIERFEEEVKMVDGNGYVRTLQELKNFKAAGDPFTNEFFQIFNAVYRHQIGMLEKLVIRKNKLDKKLKSMSTWRKVSSMIFIATFATVLICSIVAAAMAAPPVAAAMAAAASIPVGSVGKWIDSLWKNYEAALKGQKEVVSSMQVGTYLAIKDMDNIRVLIDKLTMEIESLLKKADFAIEEEAVKLGVEEMKKKLGQFMKNVEDLGVQADSCSRDIRRARTVVLQRIIKHPNN